Proteins from one Deinococcus apachensis DSM 19763 genomic window:
- a CDS encoding DivIVA domain-containing protein codes for MNQLSSELLSSEPLTPLDISHRTFPRRPGGYDRAAVRIFLGQVANEVEALLHERQALRGRVEELERELDERRQAEDEIRRAVVAAERIGHDLRENATRQCELMIEQAQTQREAIDRDSAARLAELEAGHQARMAEVEAAFRGRFADLEREHHTLTLERDRAHAERTVYLERAFNERYAELTARLSAVRTEYTQFVGQYRALIQSFAELSARHLPAAEDLSLPASPLPGSPAVLTLDEPGNEEGQAGPSRDLARLEEQQFV; via the coding sequence ATGAACCAGCTTTCCAGTGAACTTCTGAGCAGCGAACCCCTCACGCCCCTGGACATCAGCCACCGCACCTTTCCCAGAAGGCCGGGTGGGTACGACCGCGCCGCGGTCCGCATCTTCCTGGGTCAGGTGGCGAACGAGGTCGAGGCCCTGCTGCACGAGCGCCAGGCCCTGCGCGGCCGGGTCGAGGAACTGGAGCGCGAACTCGACGAGCGGCGCCAGGCGGAGGACGAGATTCGCCGCGCCGTCGTGGCCGCCGAGCGCATCGGGCACGACCTGCGCGAGAACGCCACCCGCCAGTGCGAGCTGATGATCGAGCAGGCGCAGACTCAGCGCGAGGCCATCGACCGCGACTCGGCCGCACGCCTCGCCGAGCTGGAGGCTGGCCACCAGGCCCGCATGGCGGAGGTGGAGGCGGCCTTCCGGGGCCGCTTCGCCGACCTGGAGCGTGAGCACCACACCCTCACCCTGGAGCGCGACCGGGCGCACGCCGAGCGCACCGTGTACCTGGAGCGGGCCTTCAACGAGCGGTACGCCGAACTCACCGCCCGCCTCAGCGCGGTCCGCACGGAATACACGCAGTTCGTGGGCCAGTACCGGGCGCTCATCCAGTCCTTCGCCGAACTCAGCGCCCGCCACCTGCCCGCCGCCGAGGACCTCTCGCTGCCCGCCTCGCCGCTGCCCGGGTCCCCAGCGGTCCTCACCCTCGACGAGCCGGGGAACGAGGAGGGGCAAGCGGGGCCGTCCCGCGACCTTGCCCGGCTGGAGGAGCAGCAGTTCGTGTGA
- a CDS encoding BamA/OMP85 family outer membrane protein: MRHPHTLALTLLLAAPAALAQQAGTVQDVVVNGTTDVLSNFVRATLNVQPGTALSGVNPRQVEQEVLATGYFRTASAELRTVGGRDTLVITVTPNATIKTVDATGLTFLPAEAFKKSIAELLNIAPGATLNTQRLDQAKQALSQNYRTEGFPFTPSISTQTKTNADGTVGVTFVVDETAPISRVEVEGVTLLPTGTVTNLFKPLYDARKFTTAAYYGAVEALQQAYDEAGYVQSGVDVRATTLQNGVLKVRVIEGRAASVNFQGIEGAGVPLQTRVGQPLALERLRADVRTLSNRTGKPVGFALQSDPQNPAQVAVFFGVADAASGPVRTITFAGNTQVPTATLTAAVRTKVGDVYSPQLAQEDFLAIRDAYRKAGYEISTRDAVTFNNGTLTFNIREVRLAGYELQWQGKHRTQDRVILRELPAAGGLFNLNELRAGLSRVSRLGFVQVVGENVRSDPQNPENVTYVLTVAESSQGIPVSLGLEYDTLKGFAGDVQYSNPNVFGLGQNLSVSLGAQQNDARQNFVGSVSYTIPWLDLNFLDFRTNRTSFSTSIGTSVSGNLPLTTGSGSATADTGRQYTVRNTGFSVSAGRNITTNLAASVGVGYSYRTYYLEPLKGDETSASYPDTPAGNAAAAALLTPTTRTTSVRGSLNYDTTDNAEFPSRGVRANTELSYNFGASGSTPVAWTDTQAGASTYFGLGRTLDKGQGVQTRQQVFAVRANVGTIAGSPPAGTGYAIGGGSTPIAAYQLRGLDNNQLFGTKYLTASAEYRYDFNLSNSFTQGLYGVAFIDAGDAWNDSKDFGLNYGVGAGLQLNLGFGGARLPSLRFDYGYSPQNGNGKFYFRIGNFF, encoded by the coding sequence ATGCGACACCCTCATACACTCGCGCTGACCCTCCTGCTCGCTGCCCCGGCTGCCCTCGCGCAGCAGGCCGGAACGGTGCAGGACGTGGTCGTCAACGGCACCACTGACGTGCTTTCGAACTTCGTCAGGGCCACGCTGAACGTGCAGCCCGGCACCGCGCTCTCGGGCGTGAACCCGCGCCAGGTCGAGCAGGAGGTGCTGGCGACCGGCTACTTCCGCACGGCGAGCGCCGAACTGCGGACGGTCGGCGGGCGCGATACCCTGGTCATTACTGTCACGCCAAACGCCACCATCAAGACAGTGGACGCCACCGGCCTGACCTTCCTGCCTGCCGAGGCCTTCAAGAAGAGCATCGCCGAACTCCTGAACATCGCCCCCGGCGCGACCCTCAACACCCAGCGGCTCGACCAGGCCAAGCAGGCCCTGTCGCAGAACTACCGCACGGAGGGCTTCCCCTTCACGCCCAGCATCAGCACCCAGACGAAGACGAACGCCGACGGCACCGTGGGCGTGACCTTTGTGGTGGACGAGACGGCGCCGATCAGCCGTGTGGAGGTCGAGGGCGTGACCCTGCTGCCCACCGGGACGGTCACCAACCTCTTCAAGCCGCTGTACGACGCCAGGAAGTTCACGACCGCCGCCTACTACGGGGCGGTGGAGGCCCTCCAGCAGGCCTACGACGAGGCCGGGTACGTCCAGAGCGGCGTGGACGTGCGGGCGACCACCCTGCAAAACGGCGTGCTGAAGGTGCGCGTGATCGAGGGCCGCGCGGCCAGCGTGAACTTCCAGGGGATCGAGGGCGCCGGGGTTCCCCTCCAGACGCGGGTGGGCCAGCCCCTCGCGCTGGAGCGCCTGCGCGCCGACGTGCGGACGCTCTCCAACCGCACGGGCAAGCCGGTGGGCTTCGCGCTGCAATCCGACCCGCAAAACCCCGCCCAGGTCGCGGTGTTCTTCGGCGTGGCGGACGCGGCGAGCGGGCCGGTGCGGACCATCACCTTCGCGGGCAACACCCAGGTGCCCACCGCAACGCTGACCGCCGCGGTCAGGACCAAGGTGGGCGACGTGTACTCGCCCCAGCTCGCGCAGGAGGACTTCCTCGCCATCCGCGACGCCTACCGCAAGGCCGGGTACGAGATCAGCACGCGCGACGCGGTGACCTTTAACAACGGCACCCTGACCTTCAACATCCGCGAGGTGCGCCTCGCCGGGTACGAACTCCAGTGGCAAGGCAAGCACCGCACCCAGGACCGGGTGATCCTGCGCGAGCTGCCCGCCGCCGGGGGCCTCTTTAACCTCAACGAGCTGCGCGCCGGTTTGAGCCGGGTGAGCCGCCTGGGCTTCGTGCAGGTGGTCGGCGAGAATGTCCGCAGCGATCCCCAGAACCCCGAGAACGTGACCTACGTGCTCACGGTGGCCGAGAGCAGCCAGGGCATCCCGGTCAGCCTGGGCCTGGAGTACGACACCCTCAAGGGCTTCGCGGGCGACGTGCAGTATTCCAACCCCAACGTCTTCGGGCTGGGCCAGAACCTCAGCGTCAGCCTGGGGGCGCAGCAGAACGACGCGAGGCAGAACTTCGTGGGGAGCGTGTCGTACACGATTCCCTGGCTGGACCTGAACTTCCTCGACTTCCGCACCAACCGCACGAGCTTCAGCACCAGCATCGGCACCTCGGTGTCGGGCAACTTGCCCCTGACCACCGGCAGCGGCAGCGCCACCGCGGACACCGGCCGTCAGTACACCGTCCGCAACACCGGCTTCAGCGTCAGCGCCGGGCGGAACATCACCACCAACCTGGCGGCCTCGGTCGGCGTGGGCTACTCCTACCGCACGTACTACCTGGAGCCCCTCAAGGGTGACGAGACGAGTGCCAGTTACCCCGACACCCCCGCGGGCAACGCGGCGGCGGCGGCGCTCCTCACGCCCACCACCCGCACCACGAGCGTGCGCGGCAGCCTGAACTACGACACGACCGACAACGCCGAGTTTCCCAGCCGCGGCGTGCGTGCCAACACCGAACTGTCCTACAACTTCGGTGCCTCGGGCAGCACGCCCGTCGCCTGGACGGACACGCAGGCGGGGGCGAGCACCTACTTCGGCCTGGGCCGCACGCTCGACAAGGGTCAGGGTGTTCAGACCCGTCAGCAGGTCTTCGCGGTGCGTGCCAACGTGGGCACGATTGCGGGCAGCCCCCCTGCTGGCACCGGCTACGCCATCGGGGGCGGCTCCACCCCCATCGCGGCGTACCAGCTTCGTGGCTTGGACAACAACCAGCTTTTCGGCACGAAGTACCTGACCGCCAGCGCCGAGTACCGCTACGACTTCAATCTCAGCAACTCCTTCACCCAGGGCCTGTACGGGGTGGCCTTCATTGATGCGGGCGATGCCTGGAACGACAGCAAGGACTTCGGCCTGAACTACGGCGTGGGCGCGGGTCTCCAGCTCAACCTGGGCTTCGGCGGCGCCCGGTTGCCCAGCCTGCGCTTCGACTACGGCTACAGCCCCCAGAACGGCAACGGCAAGTTCTACTTCCGCATCGGGAACTTCTTCTAA
- a CDS encoding Rqc2 family fibronectin-binding protein → MEGLMLARVLRDLSGHLPARTLGWAFPDETTAALLLEGVGNLVLSYRPPQPVVFVSRERLRGEPHNPFQRYLANRVRGDLVKAEQLKLDRVFALHFGGETGFVDQPPTRLLFEVTGRNANLLVLEAGGGFEGRILQAAREITGSRNRFRTVRTGGVYTPPPPYEKLDPRSMTEEEARTLAVLPIGKWRERVDGIGLLLGAELARRAGVAANEAPGDRWPQAFAALRSLVDDPTVSEGVMQEGAREAARAEKAAQLRKALREPLEKRLTLVTNQLADVARAEAGLDAAAQDRTEADLLMAYAHTAQPGTASVLLPAFDGSGEVPVSLDPQLSAVQNAEKRYTRARRREEVYERLAEREPALRAELAEAQERLAQLDAASLEDLEALSETLQAERPEKSPYGTRFTTPGGFEVLVGRNNKENATLTHRVGRSLDYWFHAQGYPGSHVLVRSGGRDLALPDILYAARLAAAHSRARGSSNVPVDYTRVKHVWRPRGAPAGQVHYTDQKTVFVDGTLPEG, encoded by the coding sequence ATGGAAGGGCTGATGCTCGCGCGGGTGCTGCGGGACCTCTCGGGGCACCTGCCCGCCCGCACCCTGGGCTGGGCCTTTCCCGACGAGACGACCGCCGCCCTGCTGCTCGAAGGGGTGGGCAACCTCGTTCTGTCGTACCGCCCACCGCAGCCCGTGGTGTTCGTGTCGCGCGAGCGGCTGCGGGGCGAGCCGCATAACCCCTTCCAGCGTTACCTGGCGAACCGGGTGCGCGGCGACCTCGTGAAGGCCGAGCAACTCAAGCTTGACCGGGTCTTCGCGCTGCACTTCGGGGGCGAGACGGGCTTCGTGGATCAACCGCCCACGCGACTCCTCTTTGAGGTGACGGGCCGCAACGCCAACCTCCTGGTGCTGGAGGCGGGGGGGGGGTTCGAGGGCCGCATCCTCCAGGCCGCCCGCGAGATTACGGGGAGCCGCAACCGCTTCCGCACCGTTCGGACGGGGGGTGTGTACACCCCGCCGCCACCCTACGAGAAACTCGACCCACGCAGCATGACCGAGGAGGAAGCCCGAACCCTCGCCGTCCTCCCCATCGGCAAGTGGCGCGAGCGGGTGGACGGGATCGGGCTGCTGCTGGGAGCGGAACTCGCGCGCCGGGCAGGGGTGGCCGCGAACGAGGCACCAGGCGACCGTTGGCCGCAGGCGTTCGCCGCGCTGCGCTCTCTGGTCGACGACCCCACCGTCTCCGAGGGCGTGATGCAGGAGGGGGCGCGCGAGGCGGCCCGGGCGGAAAAGGCCGCGCAGCTTCGCAAGGCGCTGCGCGAGCCGCTGGAAAAACGCCTGACCCTCGTCACCAACCAGCTTGCCGATGTGGCCCGTGCCGAGGCCGGGCTGGACGCCGCCGCCCAGGACCGCACGGAGGCCGACCTCCTGATGGCCTACGCGCACACGGCCCAGCCCGGCACCGCCTCCGTCCTCCTGCCCGCCTTCGACGGTAGCGGGGAGGTCCCGGTCAGCCTCGACCCGCAGCTTTCGGCCGTGCAGAACGCGGAGAAACGCTACACCCGCGCCCGCCGCCGCGAGGAGGTGTACGAGCGGCTGGCCGAACGCGAACCCGCCCTGCGCGCCGAGCTGGCCGAGGCCCAGGAACGCCTGGCCCAGCTCGACGCTGCGAGCCTGGAAGACCTCGAAGCCCTCTCGGAGACCCTCCAGGCCGAGCGGCCCGAGAAGAGCCCGTACGGGACGCGCTTCACCACCCCGGGCGGCTTCGAGGTGCTGGTGGGCCGCAACAACAAGGAGAACGCGACCCTGACCCACCGCGTCGGGCGCAGCCTGGACTACTGGTTCCACGCGCAGGGCTACCCCGGCAGCCACGTGCTCGTCCGCTCGGGGGGGCGCGACCTGGCCCTGCCGGACATCCTGTACGCCGCGCGGCTGGCGGCGGCCCACTCCCGGGCCCGCGGGAGCAGCAACGTGCCGGTGGACTACACCCGCGTCAAGCACGTGTGGCGGCCCCGGGGCGCCCCCGCTGGCCAGGTGCATTACACCGACCAGAAGACGGTGTTCGTGGACGGGACGCTGCCGGAGGGGTAG
- a CDS encoding YggS family pyridoxal phosphate enzyme translates to MSLPEVLAGIRAAETEAGRPPGSVRLVAVTKGQDLEAIRTHVLAHAGLQPGGFPLGEGRAQELRDKAAQMPEVEWHYIGPLQLNKVKYMRPVSLIHALEDVRQAEALARAAEGWGRAPDVLLQRHNGEAQKHGIHPDELSAVYAGVVQTGLNVRGLMVMAPEGDEAAARRVFADTAAQAHDLGLPELSMGMSGDYADAVRAGATLVRVGRSLFL, encoded by the coding sequence TTGAGTCTGCCGGAGGTTCTGGCGGGCATCCGCGCCGCTGAAACGGAGGCGGGCCGCCCCCCGGGCAGCGTGCGCCTGGTCGCCGTGACGAAGGGGCAGGACCTGGAGGCGATCCGCACCCACGTGCTGGCCCACGCGGGCCTCCAGCCGGGCGGCTTTCCGCTGGGCGAGGGGCGGGCGCAGGAGTTGCGGGACAAGGCGGCGCAGATGCCGGAGGTGGAGTGGCATTACATCGGGCCGCTGCAACTGAACAAGGTCAAGTACATGCGGCCGGTCTCGCTGATCCACGCGCTGGAGGACGTGCGGCAGGCCGAGGCGCTGGCCCGCGCGGCGGAGGGGTGGGGCCGCGCCCCGGACGTGCTGCTGCAACGGCACAACGGGGAGGCGCAGAAGCACGGCATTCACCCGGATGAGCTTTCCGCCGTCTACGCTGGGGTGGTGCAGACCGGACTGAACGTGCGGGGCCTGATGGTGATGGCCCCCGAGGGGGACGAGGCGGCGGCCCGGCGGGTGTTCGCGGACACCGCCGCCCAGGCCCACGACCTCGGCCTCCCGGAACTCAGCATGGGCATGAGCGGCGACTACGCGGATGCCGTGCGCGCGGGCGCGACCCTGGTGCGCGTCGGAAGGAGTCTTTTTCTATGA